The genomic region CACTTTGGACGATGGTTTTGTAGTCATAAAAGgtcttttgaaagttttttgGGATACTTCCGATGAGATATTTACGTGACCAACAAATACATATGCTCAACAAATACactaaacttaaaaataaatacactACAATTAAAAATCGCTTTTGAACTTACCCaaacttaataatatttttttcatgttcTAGACCTGAAATATCAGTTTATAAAGCAAGGACTGGATTGATAAAaactttatctaaataattATATTCATGAAGATGAAAATCCTAATTAAAAGTCATCAATTGAAATTACTAACCAATTATGGTGTGGTGTTGATATCAATTGTAGAGATCTCATGAAcagaaaagaaacaaacaatattcgACGATGGTATATCCTTCCTTCATCAAATTTGTCAAGGTGGGTTTAAGACCCCTAAGGCAAACCAGTTAATATCAAACCGTCCATATGCTTGGCTTATCTTTTCATAATGGCTCGATAGGAATCACTTTGGAAAGAAGAGACaataatgaaaattgaaaatgatgTGTTCGAAGcaacaaaaatttcaataaatcagAAGTCATAATAGTAGTTATTTTCATCCCACCTACCATTGAATAAAACTCTTAATCGTTGAACAACCATAATAAGAAAATGTTCAATACAGAGGATGAAGAAAGCTAGGGATATGTGTTTTATTCTAATAttcttttttagaataggtgatattattatacaacaacaagggggATACCACAGCCCGGGATCAAGGTATCAAAACATCAAAACACAAGCGAAGACAGGGTAACAAAACCCAAAACAAAGCCTACAAAATAAGATCAGAAcaaaactaacaaaaaaaaaacttgcagACCACTAGAGAGAAAGctagagaaaagaaacaaaaaacccACAAACAAGGGACAACagcaaaacaaagaacaacggGAAGTACAACAAGAAAAACATCCGTAAATCCACTATATAAGACCACGAAGATCAACCCGCTAGGAAGTAGCACgagcacgaaccgtagagaccataaggtgaaccagaCCTGACACCGACCTCGGTCTACTTCCATGTCATCGCCGATTATGTTCTTGTCAAATGTAGCATATGGAAGCACACCAGAAAATACGGAATAACTTACTACGCACCCCTTTACCCGACTCCATCCAACACAACTAACTAACTCCACATCCTAACCCGCCACCCAATGTGACGAGCCCAACTGACGCAACACACCAGATCACACCTCTCTCCTaaacccacactcaaaaaataaatgatctcgCGACTCCAAACTTCCTTCTATGACAAcaccccaactcctcaaccaatctCGTGTATCCAACTTGTCCTCACAGTTAACCACGCCCGCCCACAAAATACCAGCCCAAGGCACCCTAGGACGATAAGGATGCAAACTTTCCCACGCACTAACGATAGAAAATCGATCACTCACATCCGACACCCACACCCAATAATCTTTCCCCTCGGGCCCCACTGCCTAAATAAGACCCCATATCTCAAGAAACTCCCAAGACATTGTAGGCCAACTCCAACCCCTCTCACCATCCATGAATTCCAACAACCGCACCTCCAAACTACTCCTTACATCATAAACCACCGTAGACCCATATGAATCCAAAATCGCACCCCCGGCAgccaaggatcccaccaaacaaaacaagaccgACCATCGCCAACCATTAAACGAACCAAATGCTTGAATTTCGCAAGATAACCCTCAAGCACTAAGACCTCCTAACCTCACTTCGAACAGCCCACAAAGACTGCCCACGCaaatattctaatattttttttctttgaaacaaAAGGATTTCAAAACAATTTAAAGTCCATGAATCTTGATTAAGATTAATAGaaagtataataaaaataacaaatctTAGTTAGGATacttaatataatatgatattttaaattttaaaacaagatttgaaattagTTGATTTACAtgattcaaaaattcaaaaaaactattaaatcgcgatatttatgaaaaattatcCGAAATAATGATCCTAGTCGACATTGAAAGTCGGTTGAAAGTCTCCTTAATAaagatatcaaattaattagacTGCAATTAAAAGAGATGGTGAAGGTATTTTAGAATTTCAGAAAATTGGACTCACATGACATTCATGCATTTTGCTATAATGTAAAAGAATCTCGTCTTttgctattttttaaaatgatagtATAATGACTACTATATACCTTATAATTATGAAGAAATATGGGGTTATGCTTCTAGTGGTAACACGACGATTCTAAAGGGATCAACTAAGGTCCGTTTAGCTGATTGCTTTGGTCGATTCCTTAAGATTCAAGTTGGAGTAATTATAAATCCAAAAGGATGAACCAAAACTTTGGAGTATTGGTGAGGCGACCGTTTCATTTAATCTAACGGTCCAAAGATCTCCTATGGATTGTTGGAGAAAATGTCAGGAAGTCCCTATCTTCCGTTATAAAACTAACCCACGCCTCATAAATACAGGAAGATTGGTTAGCCGTTAGAGTCAGAGTTGGATTcctatataaaaatttaataattgatccgaattttggtattttatatatttcacttttatattttattttttcaaactcagttgaaaatatgaatttcaaattaaatctcATTTTCGATGCTCTATGCCTCTGACTTTAATAGCCGATTGATTTTCTCAAAATCTGACAggaagttttttaaaatattaaaaaaaaaaaacaattaaaaagtttttttaaaatattaaaaaaaaaaaacaattaaaaagttTTAGTTCAAATAACAAGTTTTCTCCAAacttttattttgtgtaaaaattCCTTTAAGTTTTAGAAACATCTAATAAGTTGTTAAATTTTAGATTGTATTTAgttgatgtatgaaattttaGTCTTCTTTCAATACATCTTTGACATGTCAACAAACTTCAAAGTTAATAAATCTAGACATAAACTTAAAAGTACGtgtataatatcaaatatttatgtCGATTAGACAATGTATAGATACAATCGAAAGTCTTCGCTCCTTAGAGACGTATTTGACTGGAATATGAAACTCAAaaaactaaacttgtaatttaataataaaaaaaaatattaggattttttttaagttgatcATTATGTAGGgtagaaatttaaattttgatcttTTTATTGAAGATATCATACCTTAATCAGTCgaattgtattcaaattaggggcAGTTGCAAATAGAACAATTCGAACCCAAAGTATTAATCGATATAGCGCAATACAATAGAATttgcaaatataaaaaaatttagataagCTCTCGAAGGTTATTGGTCGATATAAcacattttaaattattagcCTAAAAGTGCTACCAATTCCAATTACCcaatttattaaatatgtaaatagATAATTTGCCAATATAAGCATAGGTCAACAGACATAGTATTTGCACAACTATCCTTAAAATCAGAGGCTCGGTTCCCCTACccaataaaagaataataataataataataataataataataatttactaATAAGATTAAGGCccattaacattaaaaaaaaccattatctcaaagggaaaaaaaacattagaAACCCAAATCTCATGGGCCTGAAACCAATTAAGCCCAAATATTCTTAATTGGGCCTAGGCCCAATGGACAGAAATGGACTCTTGGTGGGGAGTATCCATCAGCACCAAAAAATCCGCCCCTCTACAAATCCAGGCAtcgtcttcttctttcttcgtTTCTCTGCGAACTGTAATTTGCACCGAAGGACTTCAAAAATGGCGGAAAGGACAAAGAATATAAATATTTGTCACTTATTCATGCTGCTAAATTTCAATCTGTTGCTTTCCTCATCATCTGGTAAACTGATTCTCTTTCTTCCTTGATTTCCTTCTTTGACTGTTCTGCAACATAATTTCTATATGATTCTTGTGTTCATGTTAGATTCATTACTAAATGATTTCTGATTGTGTCAAATTGAAATATATTTGGTGATCGTGCCTGATTTCCAGAGATTGCTGCTGGGTTTTCATCTAGAGATTTTTTGGATACTTCCTTTGTGTAATTTTCGGAAAATTAGATGATGTTCTTTCCAATTTGTTAActcttttgtttcatatatGGTGAAATGGTTGTTATTCTGAATATCTGGAATCAGCCATCTATCAATGAGTATTACTCGATGAGTagagaattttcttttcttatataacACACAAATTTGTGGCAGTTTCTTCTTTCTTGTGATCCTATAGGTTGACTTGGTTAAGTTTGGATGAACTTTGACGTTATATCTGCCTCATTTATAAGTTGAATAAGTAGATTCTTTCATCTTATTGAATTAAGAATCTATTGTTCAATGCTGTATTTCCATGCGTATTTGTAATTTGGTTTATATGTAAGGTAGACATAGCTATGTAGTATTCTTCATTGCTTTTTTCAACTTTATTTAGGGAATGACTTGTATCACGTTTCACATTGCTAATCAAAGTATGGATCGTGAGGAATACTAATCTacctctttatttatttattttgttgcaAATAGGACTTGTTTTACAAAATTGTGTTTTTCTTGTAGGTGAATCGAATGATGTCTGTATTTCGCAAGGTGGTCGTTTCCCACCCTTCTCACTGGAAGGAAAACCTCCAAAAAAGGTTAGCAAAGCACAAGATTTGACACTTTGTCGAGTCTTTCGAAAGAGGACTTGCTGTGGTGTAGCCCAAACACACCCGGCTTTGCTTTCTATTAGGAAGCTAGCTTCAACAGGGGAAGCCAACCAAGATTGCTTGCAATTATGGGAACTTCTGGAGTGCTCAATATGTGATCCACAAGTTGGCGTTCAACCCGGACCTCCCCTAATATGTGCCTCTTTCTGCGACAGAGTCTTCAAAGCATGCTCTGGTGCTTACTTTTCTGTTGATGCTAAAACGCAGGTGAGCAGATGGTAGTGACCTGAtgattcttttaatttttttggctGATTATGCATCCTAAACAGGATTGGAGTTTGACCTACTGCGAAAATTTTAACCATATGAGGTTTCTAAAGCCGATTGTCTTCATAGCACATAGATCTTGACACCCAttttagaaggaaaaagaaaaatagcgTCTAATTACTAGTAAAACTTTGGTTTAGTTATAAATTTTGGATTATGCTTCTATTTAGTATTTGCTATGAAGGCCATCAACAAAGCATTAACATGACATACCATCAGCCTATTTAGTTATATAGCACATCCTAAGAAGCATGGATAAAGATTTGATCCATGGATACAACATGAAACAGGCACGGTGACACATCATTTCTTCCAAGTCTAAAACACTGACATGACTAGGAGACACTTatcaaaatatacttttttaaaaatatatatcatttgtATACAGtatgaaaattcaaagttaACAAGTCTGTGAATTTATATGCTTAAAGAATGAGTTTgctcaaaatttattattttgttcaaTATTATTATGTGCCTATTTAGTATATGCTTAACAAGTGTACTATATGTGTTTAACAAATGTTGGATTAATATTAACTTTGTACAACTAGTATCCAACACATATCTATTGATGCTACAAAGTGTCCAATACATGTTCAACAAGTATCGAATTGTCCAAGTATCCAACATGTGTCAGACACAGACACATTAGCCAAACTAAAGTATCCATGCTTCTTAGAGCCCATCATTCCAAGTCAGGGCAAAGTTTATATGATGGGCATGCCATATTAGTATTTCAATAACAGTATTAACTTCaagaattaaataaacacaATGTTCAAAATTGAGGCATAAAATAATCCTTTAGCCCAGATCTTAAATTTTTATGTGGGCTTTCTAGgttatttttgttgttattttcaCATTATAATATGATTGGAACTTCATTAAATTTTTATCAGTTTATTTCTTCCATTTTCCTACTTGCACGATTTTCTTTTTACCAGCATAATGAGAAGTAAAATCATAGACTTGAACCTTAGCCGCAATGCAAGATTAAATATATTTCCTGATTAGATTTTATGGTTCAGGTTCTAGCACCATGTGGAGTGAATGACTTTGTGTGTGGCAGGGCTTCTGAATGGGTCTCAAATGGCACGGAGCTCTGCAGCGCTGCAGGTTTTTCAGTTAAGATCTCTAATGAAGAAACCTCTTGCTATGGTAGTAAAGCCAGACTAGACTCCATTGCTAATTCGTGGAAGACTTCACCATCGGTAGTGTCCTCCCAAAGAACGGGTTACATGGGTTTGTTGGAGGATTTCCAGCAATGGGTGAAAGAAATGAGTTTTCATGAACGGGTTTCGTGGCTGATCGGGTCCATGGTACTTTCAGCAGGGCTTCTGTTTGCAAGGTTGGGGAAGCTAAACATTTACATTACATGGTCTTTTATCTTCAAAGACTTGAACAAAATTTTAGTCCTTCATTCTTATAAGTTTGTCGATGGCTATGCTTTAGGTTTTACCTTCTATAAGATGAGAACCGGTAATGCAATGAGTAAAACTCAAAATGTAgttagaaatataaaaataacgTCTTATGTCCTTAGTTcaa from Benincasa hispida cultivar B227 unplaced genomic scaffold, ASM972705v1 Contig701, whole genome shotgun sequence harbors:
- the LOC120069948 gene encoding uncharacterized protein LOC120069948, encoding MAERTKNINICHLFMLLNFNLLLSSSSGESNDVCISQGGRFPPFSLEGKPPKKVSKAQDLTLCRVFRKRTCCGVAQTHPALLSIRKLASTGEANQDCLQLWELLECSICDPQVGVQPGPPLICASFCDRVFKACSGAYFSVDAKTQVLAPCGVNDFVCGRASEWVSNGTELCSAAGFSVKISNEETSCYGSKARLDSIANSWKTSPSVVSSQRTGYMGLLEDFQQWVKEMSFHERVSWLIGSMVLSAGLLFASKRQSHSQRQKYAAIQRATKKIEATMSQNSIGTQGIRKGSRR